Proteins from one Aquila chrysaetos chrysaetos chromosome 5, bAquChr1.4, whole genome shotgun sequence genomic window:
- the GSG1L2 gene encoding germ cell-specific gene 1-like protein 2: MPVSVPAADRRQRASAAFSLSFLSLVFSITALSSSYWCEGTRKVAKPFCTGQSKGDHCIRFNSPDASNSNAVQYIWETGDDKFIDRKFHAGIWYSCEEIVGEEGEKCRSFISLTPAADRGVLWLSIVAELLYIILLLTGAILMSVEMCYYSTVIDGLKINAFSAVVTVLAGLLGMVAHMMYTTVFQMTVNLGPEDWRPHTWDYGWSYCLAWASFACCMAAAVTTINKYTKTILEFKHKRKMLERRLKIKYKFPDHTAPEKACNVYVNSFHNSTEDPAHPIKGLRHLATISVL; the protein is encoded by the exons ATGCCAGTTTCAGTCCCAGCTGCAGACAGACGGCAGAGAGCctcagcagcattttctctcagttttctctctttagTCTTCTCTATTACAGCACTCAGTAGTAGTTACTGGTGTGAAGGGACGAGAAAAGTTGCCAAACCTTTCTGTACAGGACAGAGCAAAGGGGATCACTGCATCCGCTTTAATAGTCCTGATGCCAGCAACAGCAATGCTGTGCAGTATATTTGGGAGACAGGAGATGACAAGTTCATTGACCGAAAGTTTCATGCTGGGATTTGGTATTCCTGTGAAGAAATTGTAGGTGAAGAAG gtgagaAATGTAGAAGCTTCATCAGTCTGACTCCAGCTGCTGATCGAG GGGTTTTATGGCTATCTATTGTAGCAGAGCTTCTCTACATCATTTTGCTTCTGACTGGAGCCATTCTTATGTCAGTAGAAATGTGCTACTACAGTACTGTCATTGATGGGCTAAAGATCAACGCCTTTTCTGCAGTAGTCACCGTATTAGCAG gtcTTCTGGGCATGGTTGCTCACATGATGTATACAACTGTATTTCAAATGACTGTAAATCTTGGTCCTGAAGACTGGAGACCTCACACATGGGATTATGGCTGGTCCTATTG TCTCGCATGGGCTTCCTTCGCTTGCTGTATGGCTGCAGCTGTCACTACTATTAACAAATATACAAAAACTATTTTGGAATtcaagcacaaaagaaaaatgctggaaagGCGTTTAAAGATTAAATACAAGTTTCCTGATCATACAGCTCCAGAGAAAGCTTGCAATGTGTATGTGAACTCTTTTCACAACAGTACAGAGGACCCTGCGCACCCAATAAAAGGCTTGCGTCACCTGGCCACTATTTCAGTTCTGTAA